A window of Passer domesticus isolate bPasDom1 chromosome 11, bPasDom1.hap1, whole genome shotgun sequence genomic DNA:
gtattaccatgcttgcttaattgcgTACAAAGAATAGTGAGTCATATGATGggaagggcttggaaaacaacacttctggcccaaaaagaaaacgggggaaatgttgggagctttgtaacaagctagctaCGAGCTAAAGGTCactgtgagattaatttgactgagatagagaatgaggggagttgccattccaattaaactgtgtccttggcccacggatgaagaaatgcacagacacaggtggtaaagccaaacagcctgggaaagtagTAAGTAGTTATACCAAAACAGCACAtagatagctgataactaattagccaatggtgagctgggatttgcactatgcatgagctaattaaaaggtgtataataattggcgATTCAGGAATAAAggcgagacttgtcgatcatcatatggtgagcgagtcttccttctccatcagttctgccctcttcctgatgATGCTGTGCATGGATGGAGCCCTGCCGTGCTTTCAGGATGCTattcttgaaaacttccagcattcccagcccctgtgctctccatggatgcctgccatggaatccctctcagctgggttcagagcatcCTCAGATTGGCTCTTCTAAAATCAGGGGTGGCACAGGTTCTGGAGGATTCCTATTCAGAAAGACTTAATTGTACTTGTGATTGGAAATCCAGTTTTGTTTGATCAGCTGCTCTTACAAAGAATATGTACCAAACCCTGGAATGGTGAAAAGCCACTGAGCAGGAGATGCAGCATGATGCTTCattgggaggggcaggcaggccacgCACATTCAGGGCATCCCCCCCATCAGAAGGACATGCATTTTGTCCCTCTCATCCCTCCACCCCacaaccaggcctgacatctcctcctctggagTGGAGTTTTTCCTGTTATAACGTCATCTCATGCTTGGTCAGCACGTGAGAAGAGGCTGCAATGGCTTCTGATGCCACCTCCATGCCAAACACAGCTCCATTGggtgctgttcctctttcacaggttaacttcccatcaattgaccaatccattgtctcctaagggtcacattcccaccagttcatccagaaggtttccttcactgtctgttcttgtcttgctgacgtgcacaaCAGTGGATCAAATGTGGCAAGGACTTAGACACGACTTCACTCCTGACtcacaggctccttgtgccactgctggccttccgtgtgctcagcaagatctgtaactgcacagggttgtggaactgcagcttcagcacagggaccgtgccagcctgacctgccctcgttcatgtgcacaaaacacggcgtggcagagaatggcagcaggggcctgtgtgtcccagggccccggatttgcggcgcttcagctccacagggatgcaggcaaagtgaagaagccaaaccgTTTATTAATGAAATCCAAAAACAAGGGGTGATatgggaggggaagagggaatgggcagtgtctgagggctggagggagggaggtatctacaggcagggaaaggccagAAGCCATGcgagcttcccacaggctcagctgtaccaatcatcagctgtgcctggagctccagtgGCAATGGGAGATGGTGTCCTGTTCAGTGTCTCCTGGTGCTGTTCTTGGGACACTGGTTCACCGCATCCTGAAGATGGACCTaattcttcagctcttctggcaaaccGGGCGTGAATATTCAGGTTTCAGTGGGACAGACTAGTGTCTTTCCTTGGGACTGAAATGGCTGGAACAAAGAAGAGAGCCACAGTCAGCACCCACATCTGCATGAATCCTAGGAGACCCTCCTGCCAAGGTGTGCTGCTTTGTGCACCCCAGACATCATGTtttgggagaagctgctggcagcttcctCCGTGTCTGCTAGGAAACCAATCAATGGCTGCCTTTGGGAATTGATAATCTGGAAAGCTGTACACAAAAgcctctgtgaaaaacacatcttaaaaacaaaagaaactcgGGGAActtcctcttttcccttctggccGACAAAGAGATAacactgctggcccagccaaggCCTGGCTGAGGTCTGTGAAGAAGAAGTCAAGCCCTAGATGGGAAAGATGAGGAGATGCCTTTAGTTTTAGGCCAAAATTCTCTTGTAATTCTCCTGTATATGGAGAATGatacttttttccctctaaCGCATGAAGGTATGGGGAGATGAAAGTGTTCAAATGGTAGGTATTGAGCAAAGACCTCCATGCTAAAGTCAGCGGATGTTAAAGTAGCTGTGATTCTTGGAGAAGtttcaacagagacagggagaagaGTGATGAAGATCCTGTGCCCCCAGGAACAGAAGATCTCTCTTGctagagatgaagatgattttagagaacaagaactttgcttttgaacagctcatctttaaaacagtagCCCATAAGTTGACATGCCACATAAacccagctgtgggaaaagcttgtggaaaatgggagtgatttcagcattgcacatttccctgggtggctgctattcatggaaattgagagccacgagagaactgttttcttatggaaaagtctccataacattaataagagggacttctctccttaagcaaagagacaaaagacTATTGCAGAGGTAGTAAACTGACTCAAAATTTTGGTTTggtctctttacattgtcagtgggaaagaaaaggttgtagggggaggagaagtgttccgaaggttttgttctgactcttattactctttcttttagttactctTAAATTGTGTCTCAGTCACAGTAgcatgccctgtgcagctgtgggggcacaggtgacagagccccggtgccctgaggggcagggagggagcattggcagcaggctgggcaaagagaggggcccgagggtcctggagctctctgcctgtctggcagagcccattggacgggctgtgatgggccacgggccctaaaggctggtgagccctgagctctcaaggcacgtgggccccgtacctgtcacacgttGGGGCACAGCGCAGGAGGGTCAGCACCACATCAACAGGATGTTCTtcagccagcctcacaatgTCAATTTTCAGCCTGGCATCCACAGTGTCATGGGACACCAGCCTCTGGTGGATGTTCCTTACaatggctggcacctggaggacaCCTGGGGGAAACTTGGAGCGCTCTTCAAGGGagcaacttccccagcttcccttcccgccacactgtgctggcctcaaaggctgaggggcCCCAGTAATCACGGCTTGAGGGGGCACAAAGTCCTGGGAGGCCTCCAGGCCTGATCCCAGCCTGCTTAGCTGCTCCTGAGACGAAAGACAAGGGTCCCTGAAATACTCTGGTATTAATTCCTCGATCAGAGTTGGAGTGGGCGTGGTGTCAGGATTTGCGGTGGCTTCAGTCTCTCCAGTGTTGGCATTTGTCATGGCCAcgtcctcagtcactgccttgtCTCCGTTTGCTGTGTCCTCATTCATTATGGTGTCAGAGTCTTGAAAGTGCTCAGCtgaatccaggctgacatcaggctctgcctggagctcggtcagccccgagtcaggctcggctgggccctcagctgcactGGTCCCGGTCTCTCTGTGCTGAACTCGCAGAAACTTCCGGAACATCTGCAGGACAGGGAAGCCAGAGATGCTCCATGGCAttctccaagcgtagtgctcggctgagcagggacagcaggcccagcccatggatgggatggctgcaggtaccttcAGGGTTCTGtggaagcggccacggctggattgctgctcttgtgtgcgctccacggctgcatctggcaaagagcgagcacagccagagctgaggggctgcgggagaggccggagaacacagcccagccctgcgctccccaggcagggacagccccgggatgccccagggggatggagcacggccactgtggggtgtctgcctgggccctcttccgtcctgtccatgggcatgtccccaggggatgggatgggatgggatgggatgggatggaatgggatgggatgggatgggatgggatgggatgggatgggatgggatgggatgggatgggatgggatgggcccacactggctgcagccatccgccctgtggcccagctctgacactcaccatcctgcagtgtctggatcTGCTCCGGCTCTTCAGGCTGttctgctggggcagctccagggcctttgtttttttttccccctgagcaCTTTGAACAAGCCAAGGAATCTGCCTGCCATGTCAGAGTCTGGCCTAGAGGGCACCTTAAATAGAGGTTCCTCAGGATATTGCCAAGTCAACAAGTCTTGCAGTTGCTGAAAGCACCAGCAAGAGAGAAGcctcaggaaggcagcaggacagcaagCAGCAAGACCTGCACTTTGGTCTTGAGGACTCCTGCCAAAATCACAGGAGACTCCTCAACAACGATTCAGGTCACCAAATCCCGCGGTCTGGCCTGGAGTGCACAGGCCACAGGGATAGATGTCTTGGAAAAGATCCGAGTCACCAAATGCCACAGTCTGGCCGCAAggccagctgcaggaacagcgtCTGGAAAAAGCTCCGGGTCGGACACGAACGAGTGCgctgtgtgggggctcctcacagcaccgctctgtcccgtcctgtcccgtcgcctgctccgagcgctgtggagtgttcttgtcacccccagctcctatgtcaccacgtgtcacaaaggacacactcctccattccatgccaccgtgaccgtgctgcagcgtgtcacaaaggaaccttgcacacactgccacctgccctggggccgcccccagcccacccaaagtggccccggttggaaggaatccctggccccaagtgtctaaggcagcccgacaggatctttaggaagggctcagcccatcagcaaacactgccctgctctgcgggctcagggcagcagaaggagcccccagggctgccgaggcagccgcgctggcaagggcacggggccttccacggaagctggcacggcctccttgggacacgtcctggctgctggccatcctaaacccgcggctgtgacaggcacagggaacgtgtgggccagggcaccaatgctgctctgagccctggggcccgggcagcgctgccatcagcaggtgtggcagagtccccgcccaagcagagctgccaccccccgagccctggcagtgctgctgcccctctcctgccccagagacctatGCCCCcgggggcttctgtgccacagggagccaaagcccacgtgcactgggagctgtgctcctccctgcaggggctgttggcaggagcacctggagcactgctgcaacacttggtgtctgggagaaggcagaggctgttagtcatgatttttttcatagaagggattgcagtgtgaaaaacaaggttcactctcctgtaaaaaaattagaaaatgtaaTAAAGTACAATAGGAgagaataaagcaaatatttttgactGGATGCCTTTTGCCATTCAGCCTAGACTATCCCAgctcttttgaaaacactctttgtATACCATTTCTATTGCATCTGCCTGTTACATATTCACAAACAATTATGCATGTTGAACTTTTCTCCAAACCAGTTTCCATGTTTCAAGAACTGtttagcatggctcctcctcatgtctgcctttttagagcatgtgtattccttgtttgtgcttttaGTCCTTTCTTATCATCACCTCCATTTACGGGCTTTTGTGGATACTGACAGCCTGGTCAGTGAGAAGGCCACATAAACATTCCCAGGAATTGTTCTGGGGAGTTttgaaaaggctgagagaaagaatgaaaacaatctTGCGGCTGGTGTTTTGAACAGTTGTTTTCTGATAAGATGTTTACCAAAGGGCAtcttcttaattagccagtggTGACGgggtgttgattaaatgaccagtCAGGTCCACCTGTATCGGAACAGTGTATAAAAAGGAATGGCTTTCTAATAAACTCAGCATTAACCTGCTGAAGAGAGTTAATGTGTCACTTCACTTCGGTTCCTGACTCAACGGTGACAGGTTTTGGTCCACATTTTCTTCAGACCGTGAGTGCTGATAGTTGACATATCTGTAGCAGCTGTCCCCATCACATGTTCATTGGATGGTATCCCAtgcaagcaggcattttaacacaagcatactaCATCAGCTGTTTCTAAGTTTTAGttaacaacagaaatgaaaacaagatCTTTATAGCAAAGTTCTTTTAACACCACACATATAGAATCCATTTCAACATTTGAAAAGGCCAGTATTGTACTGTGTATctataacagcagcagcagcacctgaacaCCACCAGCTGCTGAATTTCACAGGACAGTCAGATTATACAGAGGCACTGCCATGTTTCCTTGTGTTCTGGGAAAAACGTCAGCTCAGTCTTTGATGTTcaatgctccagctgctgcgtgTCTGACAGTGGTAGCTCATGTCCAAACACAACTGGGTGCCTGCTAAGCACGGCACTGGGGAGCCACAAACAGGGAAGTTCAGGCATCGCAATATATCAAGCTTCCAACAATCTCTTCTCCATTTCCAGATGCAAACATCAGCAAACACATGCTGAAAAAGTCAATGAGTTCCAACATTGCCAGGATACAAATTTCACTACCGAAACCAAGCAAGGATTGCCCACAAAGCCCTTGGAAACATTTCCTGGATGAATTAATGTCTCTCCCATGTAGGGCTGTAATAGCTGaacatctgcagtgctggaagatTCCAGGTAGAGTGGGAACAAGTCCACAAAATTTCTGTACAGTCTGAAATAgggatgcagggctggaccAAAAGCTTTCCTGGGATGATGCTACTGAAATCCATTGCGTAATGATGCCCAGAAATTAATCAAAGCAAACAGTACTGCGTAGTATAAGGCCTATGGGGcaggaatttaatttattcGACATGGGGAGTGAGGGGCTTCAGTCTACCACAAATTCATTCTGGAATGAGACTCCCAatggagccccagtgctgcggggcggccccgcggctccccgggcagcagccggccctctgccccgtGCGGAGCctggcgccagcggctgctggccgcgcctcagggctgtgcgggcaggggaggccggggctgggcgcagggagcgcccgccacaggggctgagcccgcgccgagccttccctgctgccgctctctgcagctggcagaggacacgagccgagcggccgagcagctgcgccgggccctgcgctacctggagagcccccaggagcccctgcgagaggcggccatcaggttcatgggtgagccccgaggccgggctccctccccggcctgccgcagctcggccccagccccgcccgctgccccggcagcgccatccgggcccggcgccgtggagccccgcctggcccgggcgctgctgccgccctctggcagccgtgcccttgggcggcagcgtgcggcaagggcccgggctgagccctgccgggccagcagggcgtgtggccgcagcgctggcagcgccgctggcagggagctgtgccgctgccgccctgacaggctctgtgttcacaggggtggccgggcggcacctgagggggcagccaggagagctcctgatgatctacactggtgagtgagggcagcgggctgacagcggggctggcagggagagctgcagtgcctgggcagggagctgccatccctgtcctggctgcggCAGGCTCGCTCTCTGTGTGGATGAGGGGTGGCatgggcagagcacagagagattgcagggatgtgggagtgTGGATTCGTGGACAGCTGATCCAGTTGACACCCtctctcttgtggccatggccagagctgggtgggatggccctggcaggacggtctcctaggattcccacagaTTCAGGCTCTGaccatggctctgttcctctccattccagcccttcaagccctgaggagagatgacagcccttcccaggcatacatgttagttcaacagatagtcagtgggagagctgcagaactggctcagaagaaccagagtttgtagaagacctgcaaatgccatggaagatgagactgccttgagaccagaagagaccagctggagctccaggcaccgctgatgattggcacagctgaacctgtgggaaacttgcatggcttcagccctctccttgcttatagatagctccctccctccagccctcagactctgcccatcccttctttttccctccattctccctccctgttcacggctctttccctccagtcctcagatcctgcccttccccttttccccctcccagctcaACCCTTTGCTTCGCCTTCCATTACTCaacagtttggcttcttcactttgcctgcatccctgtggagctgcagcagaacaaatccggggccctgggacacacaggcccctgctgccgttctctgccacgccgtgttttgtgcacagaaccagaggaacgagggcagctcaggctggcacggtccctgtgctgaaggtgcagttccacaatcctgtgcaggtacagatcctgctgagcacacggaaggccagcagtggcacaaggagcctgtgtgtcaggagccacatcgtgtctaaggccctgccacatttgatctgctgctgtgcacgtcagcaagataatgaagaacagacagtgaaggaaaccttatggttgaactggtgggaatgtgacccttgagagaaacaatggattggtcagtTGATGGGAAGTcaacctgtgaaagaggaacagcacacagtggagctgtggttggcatggaggtggtatcagaagccattgcggcctcatctgatgcgCTGGCCAAGCAtgagatgacgtcctaagtggaaaaactgcagaggaggagatgtcaggcctggttctggtgtggagggatgaaaaggacaaaatgcacgccctgttgatgcaggggatgctctgaaggtgggtggcctgcctgcccctcccactggagcaccacgctgagatcccctgagaggagcccagtgctccttgctcctctctgctgacacgtgagcctttgtctgggtttggggtggccctggctgtgtgaggggggctacgtggacacgagacagccggtcctgtcccgctgagtcccagcagtgcctggcagctgtcctgcatccacgtcaggatgctggccaagagcggtcctggaagctgaggcacaggtcagggcccatggtgttccctcaggatacagcagtcccgaggggtctccccaattcaaagaaatctgcagacaaatgcactgtccaccaaaagcccttttcttgagctgacgggagggcagggtctgaaccccaccaaaatgcttctctgccatgtataaatttcagtgggttgatgtaggaattgcatcaaaaataccatccatctttaccctgctgaggtgattgcataggcagggggttagaaatacattctgtcagattcctgtacttgaagctgatgtccaggtGCTGGCCAGAGCagtctccatgccctaaagcagcacttcttcctcatgccttccctgcacagggctcattccctacttgcccttccttcttctgctagaatgtgtctaaagcttttttcaagtccctctcctgtcaagttaggcctgccaggtttttcttatgctaactgctgctaagtacttccctgtgtctgtgctaagtacttgtttgcttatgtgaattgcttgtgcttgtgtcaaacaaaggccttgtttcatcctccctttctctttatcctgatgcaaattcttttgcaagatttcctccacagtccacaggacatatgtgctgttatgctgctcttttaattttctaccacatccataggttcatgatggtttagaggagggttaatttttttaaaaattagaactggtttgctgaggaagctaaaaatctgaggagctgttggtgattgcagatttgtccatcacaagaagacatctgactcatgatgttctctatctttctctattttagtgatgattttggtaacttctttgataccaatttgagtgtccataaggctctgtgagatgcatttttgacttctgccactagccattctatattaggctggtacagtatttgttttggaacatcaatgttccttccagtttggaatttgggtgcttcatgatacacatcgtacgcattctgcataatctgaagagaagttattgtgtggtgcagctcaagtcaTATCCGCTTTTGGTTGTGAATTAGAAATAGAGAAGTTATTaccattagcagtttcattaaatgaatctgttgtaatagttgtgcaagcagatctcacccaggcacatccccttcccacataacatacctgtgactgtgcatgggttactgggctcatttcacaaatacaagggctgccctcagtgtgcagacaccaatcctctctgtcaagccctgcatttttgcacacaaaattcagtgcatcccttggcacacatgctttgatactaagagtttgccagtttccagttttcttgttgaaaatggcCCAGACATTATGCTGAACGGGACTGAGAGTTACATGAGTTCTTATAACTCCAAGGGCCAAAActggaattacacagtattttgttgcattcttaatggttaatgtaaaagactgcagggttctgttcattctatgtgaaactgaccaattgccaccaagtgtggaagtgtttttcaaattcctttgtggtttcatttttaggcatgatttagttaattc
This region includes:
- the LOC135278351 gene encoding uncharacterized protein LOC135278351 isoform X1, producing MGWACCPCSAEHYAWRMPWSISGFPVLQMFRKFLRVQHRETGTSAAEGPAEPDSGLTELQAEPDVSLDSAEHFQDSDTIMNEDTANGDKAVTEDVAMTNANTGETEATANPDTTPTPTLIEELIPEYFRDPCLSSQEQLSRLGSGLEASQDFVPPQAVITGAPQPLRPAQCGGKGSWGSCSLEERSKFPPGVLQVPAIVRNIHQRLVSHDTVDARLKIDIVRLAEEHPVDVVLTLLRCAPTCDSHFSPKERH
- the LOC135278351 gene encoding uncharacterized protein LOC135278351 isoform X2, whose translation is MFRKFLRVQHRETGTSAAEGPAEPDSGLTELQAEPDVSLDSAEHFQDSDTIMNEDTANGDKAVTEDVAMTNANTGETEATANPDTTPTPTLIEELIPEYFRDPCLSSQEQLSRLGSGLEASQDFVPPQAVITGAPQPLRPAQCGGKGSWGSCSLEERSKFPPGVLQVPAIVRNIHQRLVSHDTVDARLKIDIVRLAEEHPVDVVLTLLRCAPTCDSHFSPKERH